The proteins below come from a single Pseudarthrobacter sp. SSS035 genomic window:
- a CDS encoding NAD(P)H-quinone oxidoreductase, whose amino-acid sequence MKAVYIAEPGGPEVLEVREVDAPVPGQGEVLIDVVAAGLNRADVQQRRGFYPPPPGASEIPGLEVSGRIAGFGPGVTKAFSVGDKVVALLAGGGYAEQVAVPAEQVLRIPDGVDVVTAASLPEVAATVYSNLIMTAQLQAGETVLIHGATGGIGTMAIQLAKAFGARVATTAGTAEKVGTAKAFLGADIAINYTEEDFPESLRRQNGGKGADVILDVVGAKYLAQNVDALADYGRLIVIGLQGGAKGELDLGQLLRKRAAVVATALRPRPVAEKGAIMNAVRESVWPLITDGRIRPLVAKTFPLDQAAAAHRYFDSGDHVGKILLVM is encoded by the coding sequence ATGAAAGCCGTCTACATTGCAGAACCCGGTGGTCCGGAGGTTCTGGAGGTCCGCGAAGTGGACGCGCCGGTGCCCGGGCAGGGCGAGGTGTTGATCGACGTTGTCGCCGCCGGCCTGAACCGGGCGGACGTGCAGCAGCGCAGGGGCTTCTACCCGCCGCCGCCCGGCGCGTCCGAGATCCCCGGGCTGGAAGTGTCCGGGCGGATCGCCGGCTTCGGTCCCGGCGTCACCAAGGCATTCTCCGTCGGTGACAAGGTGGTGGCGCTGCTGGCCGGCGGAGGCTATGCGGAGCAGGTTGCGGTGCCGGCGGAGCAGGTCCTGCGGATTCCCGACGGCGTTGATGTGGTCACCGCTGCGTCGCTGCCGGAAGTCGCAGCCACGGTCTACTCCAACCTGATCATGACGGCGCAGCTGCAGGCCGGCGAGACGGTCCTGATCCACGGCGCCACCGGCGGGATCGGCACCATGGCCATCCAGCTGGCCAAGGCCTTCGGAGCCAGAGTGGCCACCACCGCAGGAACAGCGGAAAAGGTGGGGACCGCGAAGGCTTTCCTGGGCGCGGACATCGCCATCAACTACACCGAAGAGGACTTTCCCGAAAGCCTGCGGCGGCAGAACGGCGGGAAGGGGGCCGACGTGATCCTCGACGTCGTCGGTGCCAAATACCTGGCGCAGAACGTTGATGCGCTCGCAGACTACGGCCGGCTCATTGTCATCGGCCTGCAGGGCGGGGCCAAGGGTGAGCTGGATCTTGGCCAGCTCCTGCGGAAGCGCGCGGCAGTGGTTGCCACGGCCCTGAGGCCACGCCCGGTGGCGGAAAAGGGCGCCATCATGAACGCCGTGCGCGAATCCGTGTGGCCCCTCATCACGGACGGCCGGATCCGCCCGCTGGTGGCCAAGACCTTCCCGCTGGACCAGGCCGCGGCCGCCCACCGCTACTTCGACAGCGGCGACCATGTGGGCAAAATCCTGCTTGTTATGTAA
- a CDS encoding VOC family protein, with the protein MPAPEITPGAPCWIDLMTSDITKAREFYGELFGWEYETGDEEKYGGYTTARKNGKTVAGLMQKDEDQAGMPDVWSTYLRSDDAEATASAVAANGGQVYMPPMDVPEQGHMAIFGDAAGAAIGVWQPREMKGYELVAEPGAAAWHELHTKDYDAAVKFYEEVFGWDTDVMSDAPDFRYTTLGAGDSAKAGIMDASGYLPADVPSNWQVYFNVEDADASIEKAVSLGAIVIDGPEDSPFGRLASLADPTGAMFKIIA; encoded by the coding sequence ATGCCTGCACCCGAGATCACCCCCGGCGCACCCTGCTGGATCGACCTCATGACCTCAGACATCACCAAAGCCCGCGAGTTCTACGGCGAACTCTTCGGCTGGGAGTACGAGACCGGCGACGAGGAGAAGTACGGCGGCTACACCACCGCACGGAAGAACGGCAAGACCGTGGCCGGGCTCATGCAAAAGGATGAGGACCAGGCCGGCATGCCTGACGTCTGGTCCACGTACCTGCGCTCGGACGACGCCGAGGCCACCGCGTCCGCCGTCGCGGCCAACGGCGGCCAGGTCTACATGCCGCCCATGGATGTTCCGGAACAGGGCCACATGGCCATCTTCGGCGACGCCGCCGGCGCGGCCATCGGCGTATGGCAGCCGCGCGAGATGAAGGGATATGAGCTCGTAGCCGAGCCCGGCGCTGCGGCATGGCACGAGCTCCACACCAAGGACTACGACGCCGCCGTGAAGTTCTACGAGGAGGTGTTCGGCTGGGATACGGATGTTATGAGCGATGCACCGGACTTCCGGTACACCACCCTGGGCGCCGGGGACTCCGCCAAGGCCGGCATCATGGACGCCTCCGGGTATCTGCCGGCTGACGTTCCGTCCAACTGGCAGGTCTACTTCAACGTCGAAGATGCGGACGCTTCGATTGAGAAGGCCGTTTCGCTCGGAGCCATCGTCATTGACGGGCCGGAGGACTCTCCGTTCGGCCGGCTCGCGTCGCTGGCCGACCCCACCGGAGCCATGTTCAAGATCATCGCATAA
- a CDS encoding LLM class flavin-dependent oxidoreductase produces MSATVGGARQLHLNAFLMSTGHHEASWRLPESNSFAGTDVAHFQRLAQTAERGKLDSIFFADSPVLHGNVAQRPYGSLEPTVLLAAIAAVTERIGLIATASTTYNEPYNLARRFASVDHISGGRAGWNVVTTAGDAAARNFSLAGQPAHSQRYERAAEFLDVAKKLWDSWEDDAVVADKDAGVWADSSRVHPVDHQGPHFQVEGGLDVPRSVQGHPVIVQAGSSENGKDFAARHAEAVFTAHQTLADAQDFYADLKRRTTAAGRDPQSIKILPGIVPVIGATEAEALKLERELDELILPEHAVRQLANLLRVPPESLKLDGQLPADLPSEDEIEGAKSRYTLIVNLARSEHLTVRQLIGRLGGGRGHRTFAGTPEQVADAIQHWFQSGAADGFNIMPPVLPSGLDIFVDQVVPILQDRGLFRREYTGRTLREHFGLAVPANSFERVPQPA; encoded by the coding sequence GTGAGTGCCACGGTTGGCGGCGCCAGGCAGCTGCACCTGAACGCCTTCCTGATGAGCACCGGCCACCACGAGGCGTCGTGGCGGCTGCCGGAGAGCAACAGCTTCGCTGGCACGGACGTGGCCCACTTCCAGCGGCTGGCCCAGACGGCGGAGCGCGGCAAGCTGGACTCGATCTTTTTCGCCGATTCCCCGGTGCTGCACGGAAACGTGGCCCAGCGGCCCTACGGCAGCCTCGAACCCACTGTATTGCTAGCCGCCATTGCTGCCGTCACCGAGCGGATCGGGCTGATCGCCACCGCCTCGACGACGTACAACGAGCCGTACAACCTGGCGCGGCGCTTCGCCTCCGTGGACCACATCAGCGGCGGCAGGGCGGGCTGGAACGTGGTGACCACGGCGGGAGACGCGGCCGCCAGGAACTTCTCCCTCGCCGGCCAGCCGGCCCACTCGCAGCGGTACGAGCGGGCAGCTGAATTCCTGGATGTAGCCAAGAAGCTCTGGGACAGCTGGGAAGACGACGCCGTGGTGGCGGACAAGGACGCCGGCGTGTGGGCTGACAGTTCGCGCGTGCATCCGGTAGACCACCAGGGCCCGCATTTCCAGGTGGAGGGCGGCCTGGATGTGCCCAGGTCCGTCCAGGGGCACCCGGTGATTGTGCAGGCCGGGTCGTCCGAGAACGGCAAGGACTTCGCGGCGCGGCACGCGGAGGCGGTCTTCACGGCCCACCAGACGCTGGCGGATGCCCAGGACTTTTACGCCGACCTGAAAAGACGGACGACGGCGGCGGGCAGGGACCCGCAGTCCATCAAGATCCTGCCGGGCATCGTTCCCGTCATCGGCGCTACGGAGGCGGAGGCCCTCAAACTGGAGCGGGAACTGGACGAGCTGATCCTGCCGGAGCACGCGGTGCGGCAGCTGGCCAACCTGCTGCGCGTCCCGCCGGAATCCCTGAAACTGGACGGCCAGCTGCCGGCCGACCTCCCGTCGGAGGACGAGATCGAGGGTGCCAAGAGCCGTTACACCTTGATTGTGAACCTCGCCCGCAGCGAACACCTAACTGTCCGGCAGCTCATCGGGCGGCTTGGCGGGGGCCGCGGGCACCGTACCTTCGCAGGAACACCGGAGCAGGTGGCGGATGCCATCCAGCACTGGTTCCAGTCCGGTGCCGCGGACGGCTTCAACATCATGCCGCCCGTGCTGCCCTCCGGCCTGGACATCTTTGTGGACCAGGTGGTTCCCATCCTCCAGGACCGCGGGCTGTTCCGGCGCGAATACACCGGGCGTACGCTCCGCGAGCACTTTGGCCTGGCCGTCCCGGCCAACTCCTTTGAACGGGTGCCGCAGCCCGCCTGA
- a CDS encoding TauD/TfdA family dioxygenase, producing MTVITETKLQFTKLSSRIGAEIRGLDLSADLSPDTVAQLRDALNTHKALVFREANIRTDEDQVRFASRFGPLTKAHPTVASVDGKPAVLPVDSENGSANNWHTDVTFVVNPPQASTLRSITLPGYGGETLIASSAGAYQDLPEELRNFADTLWAIHTNDYDYSVPKNLEHANADERRKEFTRIHFESAHPVVRVHPLTGERGLFIGGFAQRLRIVGLSNTESKDILRLLQAYITRPENVVRVNWEPDQLVLFDNRITQHYAPDNYDGQPRQLNRVTIAGDLPRGVDGRRSTSIKGDSSAYSETVVVPEAVARDAAGVRA from the coding sequence ATGACCGTCATCACCGAAACCAAGCTCCAGTTCACCAAGCTCAGCTCCCGCATCGGCGCCGAAATCCGCGGCCTGGACCTCAGTGCAGACCTGTCGCCGGACACCGTGGCGCAGCTCCGGGACGCCTTGAACACGCACAAGGCCCTGGTCTTCCGGGAAGCGAACATCCGCACCGACGAGGACCAGGTGCGTTTCGCCAGCCGCTTCGGCCCGCTCACCAAGGCCCACCCCACGGTGGCCTCCGTGGACGGAAAGCCCGCGGTCCTGCCCGTGGACAGCGAAAACGGCAGTGCCAACAACTGGCACACCGACGTCACCTTTGTGGTGAACCCGCCGCAGGCCTCCACCCTGCGCAGCATCACCCTGCCGGGCTACGGCGGGGAAACCCTGATCGCGTCCTCGGCCGGGGCCTACCAGGACCTGCCGGAGGAGCTGCGGAACTTCGCCGACACCCTCTGGGCCATCCACACCAACGACTACGACTACTCCGTGCCCAAGAACCTGGAACACGCCAACGCAGACGAACGCCGCAAGGAGTTCACCCGGATCCACTTCGAATCCGCCCACCCCGTGGTGCGGGTCCACCCACTGACCGGCGAGCGCGGATTGTTCATTGGGGGCTTCGCGCAGCGGCTGCGGATCGTCGGCCTGTCCAACACGGAGTCCAAGGACATCCTGCGCCTCCTGCAGGCCTACATCACCCGCCCGGAGAACGTGGTGCGCGTGAACTGGGAACCGGACCAGCTGGTGCTGTTCGACAACCGCATCACCCAGCACTACGCCCCGGACAACTACGACGGCCAGCCCCGCCAGCTCAACCGCGTGACCATCGCCGGCGATCTTCCCCGCGGCGTGGACGGACGCAGGAGCACCTCCATCAAGGGCGACTCGTCCGCCTACTCCGAGACCGTCGTCGTTCCTGAAGCAGTTGCCCGCGATGCAGCCGGGGTTCGCGCGTGA
- a CDS encoding ABC transporter permease: MSTVLTRPQEAAAAVDPSLKPGATQPGTSGPSGPERGQRPTPAARLGAAARLAGRAGWKSLAVILFLALWEVGPLFLASPATRVFLPPLHEVLAAGARLLENGQLQSHLQASLTRSVSGFGIAVVSAVVLGLLIAWYGWLNSFLNPLLELFRNTATLALLPVFTLLLGIGEESKITIVAYAAFFPVLLNTIAGVRTVDPLLIRAAKSLGLNSFRLFQKVILPSAVPTIFTGIRMAGTSSILVLIAAEMVGAKAGLGYLIVNAQSSFLIPDMYAGILTVSVVGLLVNTVLVALERHFSRWRTAVGSDT, translated from the coding sequence ATGAGCACTGTGTTGACCCGACCGCAAGAGGCGGCTGCCGCCGTCGACCCTTCCCTAAAGCCCGGAGCCACGCAGCCCGGGACCTCCGGACCGTCCGGCCCGGAACGGGGGCAACGCCCGACGCCGGCAGCCAGGCTGGGTGCCGCAGCCCGCCTCGCGGGGCGAGCCGGGTGGAAATCGCTCGCCGTCATCCTGTTCCTCGCACTGTGGGAAGTGGGTCCGCTGTTCCTGGCCAGCCCGGCCACCCGGGTCTTCCTGCCGCCGCTGCACGAAGTCCTGGCGGCCGGAGCCAGGCTCCTGGAGAACGGCCAGCTCCAAAGCCACCTCCAGGCCAGCCTGACCCGTTCGGTGTCCGGGTTCGGCATCGCCGTGGTGTCCGCCGTCGTCCTGGGACTCCTGATTGCCTGGTACGGCTGGCTGAATTCGTTCCTCAACCCGCTGCTGGAGCTTTTCCGCAACACGGCAACCCTGGCTCTGCTGCCGGTGTTCACCCTGCTGCTGGGCATCGGGGAGGAATCGAAGATCACCATCGTGGCCTACGCCGCGTTCTTCCCGGTCCTGCTGAACACCATCGCCGGCGTCCGGACCGTGGACCCGCTGCTGATCCGGGCCGCGAAATCCCTGGGGCTGAACAGCTTCCGGCTCTTCCAGAAGGTGATCCTGCCGTCTGCGGTCCCCACGATCTTCACCGGCATCAGGATGGCCGGGACCTCCTCCATCCTGGTGCTCATCGCCGCCGAGATGGTGGGCGCCAAAGCCGGCCTGGGCTACCTGATCGTCAACGCGCAGAGCAGCTTCCTGATCCCGGACATGTACGCCGGCATCCTGACCGTCTCCGTCGTGGGACTGCTGGTCAACACCGTCCTCGTGGCACTGGAACGGCACTTCTCCCGCTGGCGCACTGCCGTCGGCTCCGACACCTGA
- a CDS encoding ABC transporter ATP-binding protein, which yields MTPKISLRNVTKEFTVRPGKGAGRNAGTEASVLTALDDLSLDVAAGEFLTLVGPSGSGKTTLLDLLAGLSRPTSGKVMVDGKEVTGPGQDRAVVFQQYALFPWRTASANVSIGLENTGLSKKERAAKASEFLDLVGLAGFEDRYPHELSGGMKQRVAIARSLAYEPDVLLMDEPFAALDAQTREQLQDELLRIWKATGKTIVFITHGIDEAVYLGQRVAVLSARPGRLKEIVDINIPDRDGDADIRSHPAFVEHRHRVWSLLHDEVRLAQDSGHRKILPDGTAPDEQPLERSAA from the coding sequence GGGGCCGGCAGGAACGCCGGGACGGAAGCATCGGTCCTCACCGCGCTGGATGACCTCAGCCTGGACGTGGCCGCCGGTGAGTTCCTCACCCTGGTGGGCCCCAGCGGCTCCGGCAAGACCACGCTCCTGGATCTGCTGGCCGGCCTTTCCCGCCCCACCTCGGGAAAGGTCATGGTGGACGGCAAGGAAGTGACGGGGCCCGGCCAGGACAGGGCGGTTGTCTTCCAGCAGTACGCGCTGTTCCCCTGGCGTACGGCCTCGGCCAACGTCTCGATCGGCCTCGAGAACACGGGCCTGTCCAAGAAGGAACGGGCGGCGAAGGCCAGCGAATTCCTCGATCTGGTGGGCCTTGCCGGGTTCGAGGACCGCTATCCGCATGAACTGTCCGGCGGTATGAAGCAGCGCGTGGCCATTGCCAGAAGCCTCGCCTATGAGCCGGACGTTCTGCTGATGGACGAGCCCTTCGCCGCCCTGGACGCCCAGACCCGCGAACAGCTCCAGGACGAGCTCCTGCGGATCTGGAAGGCCACGGGTAAAACCATCGTCTTCATCACTCACGGGATCGACGAAGCGGTCTACCTCGGCCAGCGGGTGGCGGTGCTCAGCGCCCGCCCCGGCCGGCTCAAGGAAATAGTGGACATCAACATCCCCGACCGCGACGGCGACGCGGACATCCGCTCGCATCCGGCCTTTGTGGAACACCGGCACCGGGTCTGGTCCCTGCTGCATGACGAAGTCCGCCTGGCCCAGGACTCCGGCCACCGGAAGATCCTCCCGGACGGCACCGCCCCCGATGAACAACCCCTCGAAAGGAGTGCGGCCTGA